One genomic window of Thiohalophilus sp. includes the following:
- the infA gene encoding translation initiation factor IF-1 — protein sequence MAKEEHIEMEGTVVETLPNTTFRVELENGHIVTAHISGKMRKHYIRILTGDKVTVQLTPYDLSKGRITFRNR from the coding sequence ATGGCTAAAGAAGAACACATTGAAATGGAGGGCACGGTGGTGGAAACCCTGCCCAACACCACGTTTCGGGTTGAACTCGAAAACGGTCACATCGTGACCGCGCATATCTCCGGCAAAATGCGCAAACACTATATCCGCATCCTGACCGGCGACAAGGTCACCGTCCAGCTGACCCCCTACGACCTCAGCAAGGGCCGCATCACCTTCCGCAATCGCTAA
- a CDS encoding arginyltransferase: MTDHDSFHPVLNELQFFASPEHACSYLDDRQATSIFVDPSLLLQSAHYSALASIGFRRSGNYIYRPHCRSCRACVPVRIPVTRFEPNRSQRRTLKANRDVQMTTRPVEFIDEHYDLYRRYMQHRHPGGGMDNDDPDTYMRVLDSYWAETTLIEFRSRQQLLAVAVTDVLDDGLSAVYTFFEPQWRQRGPGTLAILQQIELARQWQRPYLYLGYWIGESDKMDYKRRFQPLEGYDGRQWIELEASG, translated from the coding sequence ATGACCGATCACGACAGCTTTCACCCCGTGCTCAACGAGCTACAGTTTTTCGCCAGCCCGGAGCACGCCTGTAGTTACCTGGACGATCGTCAGGCAACCTCGATCTTTGTCGACCCGTCACTGCTCCTTCAGTCTGCTCATTACTCGGCGCTGGCCAGTATCGGTTTCCGTCGCAGTGGCAATTACATCTATCGACCCCATTGCCGTAGCTGCCGGGCCTGTGTGCCGGTACGCATTCCCGTTACCCGCTTCGAACCCAATCGCAGTCAACGTCGCACACTCAAGGCCAACCGGGATGTACAAATGACAACCCGCCCGGTCGAGTTTATTGACGAACATTACGACCTCTATCGCCGCTACATGCAGCATCGTCATCCCGGCGGCGGCATGGATAATGACGATCCCGATACCTACATGCGGGTGCTCGACTCCTACTGGGCAGAGACGACCCTGATCGAATTTCGTTCACGACAACAACTGCTGGCGGTCGCGGTCACCGATGTGCTGGATGATGGGTTATCGGCGGTATATACCTTTTTTGAGCCGCAATGGCGGCAACGGGGTCCTGGCACCCTGGCGATCCTGCAACAGATTGAACTCGCACGACAGTGGCAACGGCCCTATCTCTATCTGGGCTACTGGATCGGAGAATCGGACAAGATGGACTACAAACGCCGCTTTCAGCCACTGGAGGGGTATGACGGTCGCCAATGGATCGAGCTGGAAGCGTCCGGTTAA
- the aat gene encoding leucyl/phenylalanyl-tRNA--protein transferase — protein sequence MSAPYWLSPHYPDWFPDVEEALRDPDGLLALGGDLSISRLLAAYRHGIFPWYSDEQPILWWSPDPRSVLFPQALKISRSLRKSLKKGHLRITFDTAFAEVMRQCALPRRDGLGTWITREMQNAYRQFHEAGHAHSVEAWYGDELVGGLYGVALGKVFFGESMFSRMSDASKIAFVTLVAHLHAWQFQLVDCQVETEHLNSLGAQNIPRQEFTRYLDTYCEPLNPGNWSIDAERIRQLQETGRIATDQNQDSTDR from the coding sequence ATGAGCGCCCCCTACTGGCTATCACCCCACTATCCTGACTGGTTTCCCGATGTGGAAGAGGCATTGCGCGATCCCGACGGGTTACTGGCCCTGGGCGGCGATCTGTCAATCTCCCGGTTATTGGCGGCCTATCGCCACGGCATTTTCCCCTGGTACAGCGATGAACAACCGATTCTCTGGTGGTCGCCCGATCCCCGTTCGGTGCTGTTTCCCCAGGCACTGAAAATCTCCCGCAGCCTGCGCAAGAGCCTGAAAAAAGGTCACTTGCGGATCACATTTGATACCGCCTTTGCCGAGGTTATGCGCCAGTGTGCCCTGCCACGCCGTGATGGACTCGGCACCTGGATCACCCGGGAGATGCAAAACGCCTATCGACAGTTTCACGAAGCGGGGCATGCCCATTCGGTGGAAGCCTGGTACGGCGATGAACTGGTCGGTGGCCTGTATGGTGTGGCACTGGGCAAGGTGTTTTTCGGCGAATCGATGTTTTCCCGCATGAGCGACGCCTCAAAAATCGCCTTTGTGACCCTGGTTGCGCATCTGCACGCCTGGCAGTTCCAGCTTGTCGACTGCCAGGTGGAGACGGAACACCTCAACAGTCTTGGCGCCCAAAACATTCCCCGCCAGGAATTCACCCGTTACCTGGACACCTATTGCGAACCGCTCAACCCCGGCAACTGGTCAATCGATGCCGAGCGGATCCGACAGTTACAGGAGACCGGGCGAATCGCGACAGACCAGAACCAGGACTCGACCGACAGGTAA
- a CDS encoding GNAT family N-acetyltransferase produces the protein MSFMTTRILESLAEVSAEQWNALSDGRFPFVRYEFLRALEKHNAVGELYGWYPQYVLIEEDGVPVAAAPMYIKDNSYGEFVFDWAWADAWHRAGLHYYPKLVVAIPYTPATGPRLLVRPDKDFDTCAAQLIDAATQHAQQTGMSSLHWLFTDARDTPRFETDSRYLMRLGCQFHWQNNSYRDFDDYLSHFTQQKRKKVKRERRMVQEQGVEIEIRHGDEMEAEHWDIYHRFYRNTFERKSGIPTLSQGFFMEIGETMPRNVVVVLARYQGEYVAAAFNICGHDTLYGRHWGCSHDFHSLHFEACYYQGLDYCIEHGLQRFEPGAQGEHKISRGFLPVPTWSAHWIAHEGFREGLTRYLDHEREAVEDYMLELEAHSPFKRSA, from the coding sequence ATGAGCTTTATGACAACCCGGATACTGGAAAGTCTCGCCGAGGTTTCCGCCGAGCAATGGAACGCCCTCTCCGACGGGCGTTTTCCATTTGTACGGTATGAGTTTTTGCGTGCTTTGGAAAAACATAATGCCGTCGGTGAGTTGTACGGCTGGTATCCGCAATATGTCCTGATCGAGGAAGACGGCGTTCCGGTGGCTGCCGCGCCGATGTACATCAAGGACAATTCCTACGGCGAGTTTGTGTTTGACTGGGCCTGGGCCGATGCCTGGCATCGGGCCGGCCTGCACTACTATCCCAAACTGGTGGTCGCCATTCCCTACACGCCCGCCACCGGCCCGCGCCTGCTGGTGCGTCCGGATAAAGATTTTGACACCTGTGCCGCACAATTAATCGATGCCGCCACGCAACATGCACAACAAACCGGCATGTCATCCCTGCACTGGTTGTTTACCGATGCGCGGGACACACCACGGTTTGAGACGGATTCTCGTTATCTGATGCGCCTGGGTTGTCAGTTTCACTGGCAGAACAACAGTTACCGTGACTTTGATGATTACCTGTCGCACTTCACCCAGCAAAAGCGCAAAAAAGTGAAACGGGAACGACGCATGGTGCAGGAGCAAGGTGTCGAAATCGAAATCCGTCATGGCGACGAGATGGAAGCGGAACACTGGGATATTTATCACCGTTTTTACCGCAATACTTTTGAACGCAAAAGCGGTATCCCGACGCTCTCGCAGGGCTTTTTTATGGAAATCGGCGAAACAATGCCACGCAATGTGGTGGTGGTCCTGGCCAGATACCAGGGAGAGTACGTGGCGGCGGCGTTCAATATCTGTGGCCACGACACCTTGTATGGCCGACACTGGGGTTGCAGTCACGATTTTCACAGCCTGCATTTCGAGGCCTGTTATTATCAGGGGCTCGATTACTGCATTGAACATGGCTTGCAACGCTTCGAGCCCGGTGCCCAGGGTGAACACAAGATCAGCCGTGGGTTTTTACCTGTACCGACGTGGTCGGCACACTGGATCGCCCACGAAGGCTTTCGTGAAGGACTGACCCGCTATCTGGATCACGAACGCGAAGCGGTGGAAGATTACATGCTGGAGCTGGAGGCTCACTCACCGTTTAAACGATCGGCCTGA